A single region of the Amphiura filiformis chromosome 7, Afil_fr2py, whole genome shotgun sequence genome encodes:
- the LOC140157355 gene encoding melatonin receptor type 1B-A-like codes for MTTEFAVTTSNLSSSHGHGEGAPIFYAENVFVAIMNLLIFFIGSIGNFGVILAVLFCRKLQTTTNVFVFSLSCADLITSLFLFWLAVARLSPSFGWPWPRAYWLCKVSAYLVFTCFGVSVYNLAAISVNRLILITRPNIYTKIYTRFNIAVMISITWLLPLVVGAALPLAGIGGFGYDHRDHTCSDLDNLPTAHLFSLAHTIVGLPVPLLVLTFSYARIYIHVRRHFGKQLRQQKEMSVSVTMNGSTVCTVPSAACERRQAQIIQQQLEITKNLFTVFIIFVIIIAPFFIFNLFPQNSPVSYRINLYLSVPFLANSAINPLIYAARHPQFKGVLRLMMLCKYREIPEQTAFLQRFTKTLN; via the coding sequence ATGACGACTGAATTTGCGGTAACCACTTCGAATTTATCTTCCTCACATGGACACGGCGAAGGAGCACCCATTTTCtatgcagaaaatgtatttgtAGCCATAATGAACCTTCTAATATTTTTCATTGGATCTATTGGCAATTTTGGTGTCATTCTCGCCGTGCTGTTTTGTAGAAAACTTCAAACTACAACCAATGTTTTCGTATTTAGTTTAAGTTGTGCCGATCTTATAACTTCTTTATTCTTATTTTGGTTAGCCGTGGCTCGTCTTTCACCATCGTTCGGATGGCCATGGCCAAGGGCTTATTGGTTATGCAAAGTATCTGCTTATTTGGTATTTACTTGTTTTGGCGTCAGTGTTTATAATCTTGCAGCGATTTCAGTCAACCGTTTGATTTTAATAACTCGTCCGAATATCtacacaaaaatatatacacGATTCAACATCGCCGTAATGATTAGCATCACGTGGTTGTTACCACTTGTAGTTGGCGCCGCGTTACCTCTAGCTGGGATTGGTGGATTTGGATATGACCACCGAGATCATACTTGCTCAGATCTCGACAATTTACCTACTGCGCATCTTTTCAGTCTAGCACACACAATTGTTGGTTTACCCGTTCCTCTGCTAGTTCTCACATTCAGCTACGCTAGAATATACATACACGTTAGGAGACATTTTGGTAAGCAACTACGACAGCAGAAAGAAATGTCAGTCAGTGTAACCATGAATGGCAGCACAGTTTGTACAGTGCCATCAGCAGCTTGTGAACGCCGCCAAGCACAGATTATTCAACAACAACTGGAAATTACAAAGAATCTGTTCACTGTGTTTAttatctttgtcataattatcgcTCCATTTTTCATATTCAACCTATTCCCCCAGAATAGCCCTGTCAGCTATAGGATTAACCTTTATCTGTCTGTGCCATTTTTGGCTAATTCCGCAATAAACCCCCTTATTTATGCTGCAAGACATCCACAATTTAAAGGGGTTTTAAGATTAATGATGCTGTGTAAATATAGAGAGATTCCTGAACAAACTGCCTTCTTGCAACGATTCACGAAAACGCTGAATTAG
- the LOC140157356 gene encoding uncharacterized protein translates to MSSTNGATSIPMESLPPQEPHAPGAAETASHSPASDEKRSNASNGGDGDASSVGIDIDDGTGATNVKKLKLRVNGFIDLSGIISNVAVLVLLLGQETHNIFFAPLVVFIVLAISLQVVLAFILIIRNSFIEAAHDTYPETPEEMEKLKDKSRDLLTTSTILLMVISVFKGGNPIGFGYGLSLKLHNNIKYRLLYAAL, encoded by the exons ATGTCGAGTACCAACGGCGCAACCTCAATACCGATGGAATCATTACCGCCACAAGAACCACATGCCCCAGGAGCAGCTGAAACTGCTTCCCATTCGCCTGCTTCG GATGAAAAACGTAGCAATGCGTCCAATGGGGGTGATGGCGATGCAAGTTCTGTTG GAATCGACATTGACGACGGAACT GGTGCGACTAATGTGAAAAAGTTAAAACTGAGAGTTAATGGTTTCATTGACTTGTCTGGTATCATCTCCAACGTCGCAGTTTTAGTTCTACTTCTGGGACAAGAGACGCACAACATTTTCTTTGCACCTCTGGTGGTCTTTATAGTATTGGCTATCAGTCTTCAGGTTGTACTTGCATTTATTCTCATTATTAGG AATTCGTTTATTGAAGCAGCTCATGACACATATCCCGAAACGCCTGAAGAAATGGAAAAACTCAAGGACAAGTCACGTGATCTATTGACGACATCCACAATTCTGCTCATGGTGATATCCgtatttaaagggggtaaccctattggttttggatatggattgtctttaaaattacataataatatcaaatatcgcctcctttatgctgctttgtga
- the LOC140157359 gene encoding uncharacterized protein isoform X2 — protein MVSINDSASIPMDTLPPQEPFAPQASQPASHPSHSPAPGATNVKKLKLRVNGFIDLSGIISNVAVLVLLLGQQTHNKFFIPLVVFIVLAISLQIILAFILIIRNSFIQASHDEYPETPEEMEKLKNKSRDLLTTSTILLMVISVFNVFIVAFAGVAHDSGTALTSSTTSAT, from the exons ATGGTGAGTATCAACGACTCAGCTTCAATACCGATGGATACATTGCCGCCACAAGAACCATTTGCCCCACAAGCAAGTCAACCTGCTTCTCATCCTTCTCATTCTCCCGCACCG GGTGCGACTAATGTGAAAAAGTTAAAACTGAGAGTCAATGGCTTCATTGACTTGTCTGGTATCATCTCCAACGTCGCAGTTTTAGTTCTACTTCTGGGACAACAGACGCACAACAAGTTCTTTATACCTCTGGTGGTCTTTATAGTATTGGCTATCAGTCTTCAGATTATACTTGCTTTTATTCTCATTATTAGG AATTCGTTTATTCAAGCATCTCATGACGAATATCCCGAAACGCCTGAAGAAATGGAAAAACTCAAGAACAAATCACGTGATCTGTTGACGACATCCACAATTCTGCTCATGGTGATATCCGTATTTAATGTGTTTATTGTCGCATTTGCTGGAGTTGCACATGATTCAGGCACAGCTTTAACATCATCGACAACAAGTGCTACCTAA
- the LOC140157359 gene encoding uncharacterized protein isoform X1: MVSINDSASIPMDTLPPQEPFAPQASQPASHPSHSPAPVAKHGNASSGDDDATSVGIDFDDGTGATNVKKLKLRVNGFIDLSGIISNVAVLVLLLGQQTHNKFFIPLVVFIVLAISLQIILAFILIIRNSFIQASHDEYPETPEEMEKLKNKSRDLLTTSTILLMVISVFNVFIVAFAGVAHDSGTALTSSTTSAT; encoded by the exons ATGGTGAGTATCAACGACTCAGCTTCAATACCGATGGATACATTGCCGCCACAAGAACCATTTGCCCCACAAGCAAGTCAACCTGCTTCTCATCCTTCTCATTCTCCCGCACCG GTTGCAAAACATGGCAATGCTTCCAGTGGGGATGATGATGCAACCTCTGTTG GCATAGACTTTGACGACGGAACT GGTGCGACTAATGTGAAAAAGTTAAAACTGAGAGTCAATGGCTTCATTGACTTGTCTGGTATCATCTCCAACGTCGCAGTTTTAGTTCTACTTCTGGGACAACAGACGCACAACAAGTTCTTTATACCTCTGGTGGTCTTTATAGTATTGGCTATCAGTCTTCAGATTATACTTGCTTTTATTCTCATTATTAGG AATTCGTTTATTCAAGCATCTCATGACGAATATCCCGAAACGCCTGAAGAAATGGAAAAACTCAAGAACAAATCACGTGATCTGTTGACGACATCCACAATTCTGCTCATGGTGATATCCGTATTTAATGTGTTTATTGTCGCATTTGCTGGAGTTGCACATGATTCAGGCACAGCTTTAACATCATCGACAACAAGTGCTACCTAA
- the LOC140157357 gene encoding dnaJ homolog subfamily C member 28-like produces the protein MAASHLSLCRSTPAIIHPYRRHWTALGLTSFRTVNVQVPLVLQGVTLFRTTSTQPFHKAKHLKLCFRLLEVQEDCTLTEAKEAYLQLAKKYHPDGQAKMANPQSFSELKEAYQTVCMHLQKEESSVQDTGDEEIDVKHTAPQHRQFLAFEGIGTGTPIQREKQYQAYRALRAANLAMDHKVEKLAYQDESALVVKDKKAAQKIKTTNTLDRMVEDLVQKSMADGDFDNLPGSGKPLPDRTHYCPFIDINQHNLNQVMVNNGYVPEWIRMEKEIRFDLQDMKEALLKERLKLGPEPLNKYNENKWKGLIDAFAADIASINKKIDHLNLIVPIIRLQMVHFKVEKELDKVVKQYDEVKPDETEQESGSTGVDGTGNGKLYQLFEKLSEKIGSRIMQL, from the coding sequence ATGGCTGCCTCACATCTGTCATTGTGCAGATCCACTCCTGCAATAATTCATCCGTACAGAAGACATTGGACTGCCCTGGGGTTGACTTCATTTAGAACTGTAAATGTGCAGGTTCCTTTGGTCTTGCAAGGTGTGACATTATTCAGGACAACATCAACCCAGCCGTTTCACAAAGCAAAACATTTGAAACTTTGTTTCAGACTATTAGAGGTCCAAGAGGATTGTACTCTAACTGAAGCTAAAGAAGCTTATCTTCAACTTGCAAAGAAATACCACCCTGATGGCCAAGCTAAAATGGCAAATCCTCAAAGTTTTTCAGAACTTAAAGAAGCATACCAAACTGTGTGCATGCACCTGCAAAAGGAAGAGTCAAGTGTCCAGGACACAGGTGACGAAGAAATTGATGTAAAACACACCGCTCCACAACATAGACAGTTTCTTGCTTTTGAAGGCATTGGAACTGGTACACCTATTCAGAGAGAAAAGCAATATCAAGCATACAGAGCGCTACGAGCTGCTAACTTGGCAATGGATCATAAAGTTGAGAAGCTTGCCTATCAAGATGAAAGTGCACTTGTGGTGAAAGACAAAAAAGCTGCCCAAAAGATCAAGACAACTAATACGTTAGATAGGATGGTGGAAGATCTTGTACAGAAATCAATGGCTGATGGTGATTTTGACAACTTGCCAGGTAGTGGGAAACCATTGCCTGATAGAACTCACTACTGTCCATTCATTGATATCAATCAACATAATCTAAACCAGGTGATGGTCAACAATGGGTATGTACCCGAATGGATTCGTATGGAGAAGGAAATTAGGTTTGATCTGCAGGACATGAAAGAAGCTTTACTTAAAGAAAGACTAAAACTTGGTCCAGAACCATTGaataaatacaatgaaaacaagtGGAAAGGTCTTATTGATGCTTTTGCTGCAGACATCGCAAGCATTAACAAGAAGATTGATCACCTTAATTTAATAGTGCCAATCATAAGGTTACAGATGGTTCACTTCAAGGTAGAAAAAGAACTTGATAAGGTAGTAAAACAGTATGATGAGGTGAAACCAGATGAAACTGAGCAAGAATCTGGGTCAACCGGAGTAGATGGGACAGGAAATGGAAAATTGTATCAACTATTTGAGAAACTTAGTGAGAAGATTGGTTCCAGGATCATGCAACTATGA